The genomic interval AACACTTTGCGCATTTTTTCGCGCCGGCGCGGCGGCAATTTGAAATCCGGGTCCTTGGGCGCGGAAAGTATCCAGTCGACCAGCGTCTTGGGTTTCGGCTTGCCGGAACGCTTCTCCTTGATGAGCCGAACCTCGAATTTCGGCTTGCCGCGATAGGTGATGATCTGCGGCGTGGTCTCAGCCTC from Rhizomicrobium sp. carries:
- a CDS encoding type II toxin-antitoxin system Phd/YefM family antitoxin, encoding MDKGWPVQDAKARFSEFLREAETTPQIITYRGKPKFEVRLIKEKRSGKPKPKTLVDWILSAPKDPDFKLPPRRREKMRKVF